In Streptomyces sp. NBC_01439, the following are encoded in one genomic region:
- a CDS encoding MurR/RpiR family transcriptional regulator, with the protein MSSGQQARAQAAAITPGGQSSEEVRPPADRLLALFDGRRLSPGQRRIAQYLIDHLTEAAFLSITELAERVGVSQPSVTRFAASLGFSGYPALRDVLQPIALSAVAGAPDTRAQIRRNELQEAVDAEIENLENVRRLLADTDQVLDIGRELAASVPLTVLGLRISVSLAEYFAYAARRIHPDVRLVTRGGSVAFDALLQSRAAGGTWVLAFAMPRHAKETLAAIRAARSTGLRVVLITDPTLGPLVDEADVSLTAGTGSRLVFDSYAAPGMLSAALLQAMADADPERTQARLEGYEHVADQHGFFL; encoded by the coding sequence GTGTCATCGGGGCAGCAGGCACGCGCACAAGCGGCTGCGATCACACCAGGGGGTCAGTCGTCCGAAGAGGTCCGTCCTCCGGCCGACCGGCTCCTCGCGCTCTTCGACGGACGCCGCCTGTCACCGGGCCAGCGCCGCATCGCCCAATACTTGATCGACCACCTCACCGAGGCCGCGTTCCTCTCGATCACCGAACTGGCCGAGCGGGTGGGCGTGAGCCAGCCCTCCGTGACCCGGTTCGCCGCCTCCCTCGGCTTCAGCGGCTACCCCGCCCTGCGCGACGTGCTGCAGCCGATCGCGCTCAGCGCCGTTGCCGGTGCCCCCGACACCCGCGCGCAGATCCGCCGCAACGAGCTGCAGGAAGCCGTCGACGCCGAGATCGAGAACCTGGAGAACGTGCGCAGGCTGCTCGCCGACACCGACCAGGTGCTGGACATCGGCCGCGAGCTTGCCGCCTCCGTGCCGCTGACCGTCCTCGGCCTGCGCATTTCGGTCTCGCTCGCGGAGTACTTCGCGTACGCGGCCCGGCGGATCCACCCCGACGTGCGCCTGGTGACCCGCGGGGGCAGCGTCGCCTTCGACGCGCTGCTGCAGTCCAGGGCGGCCGGCGGGACCTGGGTGCTGGCCTTCGCCATGCCCCGGCACGCCAAGGAGACCTTGGCCGCCATCCGAGCCGCCCGCAGCACGGGTCTGCGTGTGGTCCTGATCACGGACCCCACCCTGGGGCCGCTGGTGGACGAGGCGGACGTGTCCCTGACCGCGGGCACCGGGTCCCGGCTGGTCTTCGACTCGTACGCGGCGCCAGGAATGCTGTCCGCGGCCCTGTTGCAGGCGATGGCCGATGCGGATCCGGAGCGGACGCAGGCCAGACTGGAGGGCTACGAGCACGTGGCCGACCAGCACGGCTTCTTCCTGTAG
- a CDS encoding DUF6529 family protein, with protein sequence MTHARPALRRPEGRTALALAFAAAVAVFLAVFLFGRANTPDYTATLFGQADTDAVRFKAQLATGVLGLAAVQLLLALWMYGRLPGVRRVPGPVPLSHRIVGALLFVLTVPITVHCIQAYGVQLNGSRAAVHSIAGCFFYGAFAAKVLLVRSRRLPGWALPLAGGALVVVVVVLWYTSALWYFNGNDVPLLSLG encoded by the coding sequence ATGACGCACGCCCGGCCCGCTCTGCGCCGCCCGGAAGGCAGGACCGCTCTCGCACTGGCGTTCGCGGCTGCCGTGGCGGTCTTCCTCGCCGTCTTCCTGTTCGGCCGGGCGAACACGCCGGACTACACCGCGACGCTGTTCGGCCAGGCGGACACCGATGCCGTGCGCTTCAAGGCACAGCTCGCCACCGGCGTCCTGGGGCTGGCCGCTGTCCAGCTGCTGCTGGCGCTGTGGATGTACGGCCGGCTGCCCGGGGTGCGCCGGGTGCCGGGCCCGGTGCCGCTCAGCCACCGGATCGTCGGGGCGCTCCTGTTCGTTCTCACCGTCCCGATCACGGTGCACTGCATCCAGGCGTACGGCGTCCAGCTGAACGGCTCGCGCGCGGCCGTGCACTCGATCGCGGGCTGCTTCTTCTACGGAGCCTTCGCCGCGAAGGTCCTGCTGGTACGGAGCCGGCGCCTGCCGGGCTGGGCCCTGCCACTGGCGGGGGGCGCGCTGGTGGTCGTGGTGGTGGTCCTCTGGTACACGAGTGCGCTGTGGTACTTCAACGGAAACGACGTGCCACTGCTGTCGCTCGGATAA
- a CDS encoding NADPH-dependent FMN reductase: MNPTDSDHFPADPARPHDGEPARSSLHVLVLSGSSRTGSVNARLGSLVAALVSRAGATAGAATLGDFPMPPYDGDVEVDEGLPEGALALCARIEAAQALIIASPEYNASVPGVLKNAIDWVSRYRPQPFKDKQTLLVSASPSMVGGNRGLWALRVPLEHLGARVYPDMFSLAGAHQAFTEDGALTDPGLGERLTTTIGSFLDLVEADTRYLCLQRRWYEFLGDRTDAPVTSRAQD, from the coding sequence ATGAACCCGACCGACAGCGACCACTTCCCGGCGGATCCGGCCCGACCGCACGACGGCGAGCCCGCCCGTTCCTCCCTGCACGTCCTCGTCCTGTCCGGTTCCTCCCGCACCGGATCGGTCAATGCCCGCCTCGGCTCCCTGGTCGCCGCCCTGGTGTCCCGGGCGGGCGCCACCGCAGGGGCCGCCACCCTCGGCGACTTCCCGATGCCGCCCTACGACGGCGATGTGGAGGTCGACGAGGGGCTGCCCGAAGGGGCCCTGGCCCTGTGCGCGCGGATCGAGGCCGCGCAGGCTTTGATCATCGCCTCCCCCGAGTACAACGCCTCCGTCCCGGGCGTGCTCAAGAACGCCATCGACTGGGTCTCCCGCTACCGCCCGCAGCCCTTCAAGGACAAGCAGACCCTGCTGGTGTCGGCCTCGCCCTCGATGGTCGGCGGCAACCGGGGGCTGTGGGCCCTGCGGGTACCGCTGGAGCACCTCGGCGCGCGCGTCTACCCGGACATGTTCAGCCTGGCGGGCGCCCACCAGGCGTTCACCGAGGACGGCGCCCTCACCGACCCGGGCCTGGGCGAGCGCCTCACCACCACGATCGGCTCCTTCCTCGACCTCGTCGAGGCCGACACCCGCTACCTGTGCCTCCAGCGCCGCTGGTACGAGTTCCTGGGCGACCGCACCGACGCCCCCGTGACCTCGCGCGCCCAGGACTGA
- a CDS encoding acyl carrier protein, which yields MSDRLTPEELAALMKKAGITVDATELASRPHSAFDEYGLDSLGLLGIVGELENRRGRALPAHADRCKTPGEFLDLVNHSLMTGA from the coding sequence ATGTCCGACCGGCTGACCCCGGAGGAACTGGCGGCCCTCATGAAGAAGGCCGGCATCACCGTCGATGCCACGGAGCTGGCGAGCCGTCCGCACTCCGCCTTCGACGAGTACGGCCTCGATTCGCTGGGCCTGCTCGGGATCGTCGGCGAACTGGAGAACCGGCGTGGGCGGGCCCTGCCCGCCCACGCCGACCGCTGCAAGACCCCCGGGGAATTCCTCGACCTTGTCAACCACAGCCTGATGACAGGAGCCTGA
- a CDS encoding ArsR/SmtB family transcription factor, producing MQVPLYQAKAEFFRMLGHPVRIRVLELLQNGPVPVRDLLAAIDVEASNLSQQLAVLRRSGIVVSIRDGATVSYALAGGDVADLLRAARRILTELLTGQSELLAELQQLGPQSDRADKVIGR from the coding sequence ATGCAGGTACCCCTCTACCAGGCGAAGGCCGAGTTCTTCCGCATGCTCGGACACCCCGTCCGCATCCGCGTCCTGGAGCTCCTGCAGAACGGCCCCGTACCCGTACGCGACCTCCTTGCCGCGATCGACGTCGAGGCATCGAACCTCTCCCAGCAGTTGGCGGTCCTGCGTCGGTCCGGCATCGTCGTTTCCATTCGCGACGGAGCGACCGTCAGTTACGCCCTGGCCGGCGGTGACGTGGCCGACCTGCTGCGCGCGGCGCGCCGCATCCTGACCGAGCTCTTGACGGGTCAGAGCGAACTCCTGGCAGAACTGCAGCAGTTGGGACCGCAGTCGGACCGTGCGGACAAGGTCATCGGCCGCTGA
- a CDS encoding toxin Doc, with product MELHIDHRWLLERQEALFKDVAVADHSALVAAVARHRVNTPSLEVDDPDAYWRAAALLDAIVLLRPLPDSNEYFAYGVAVAYIEACGEAVDATYEQWRDLITDIRMLRATVFDVAARLRSWQPTQTP from the coding sequence GTGGAACTGCACATCGATCACCGCTGGCTGTTGGAGCGGCAGGAGGCGCTGTTCAAGGACGTGGCAGTGGCCGACCACTCCGCCCTGGTCGCCGCCGTGGCCCGGCACCGGGTGAACACGCCGAGCCTGGAAGTGGACGACCCCGACGCCTACTGGCGCGCGGCCGCGCTGCTCGACGCGATCGTGCTGCTCCGACCGCTCCCCGACTCCAACGAATACTTCGCCTACGGGGTCGCCGTCGCGTACATCGAGGCCTGTGGCGAGGCGGTGGACGCCACCTACGAGCAGTGGCGCGACCTCATCACCGACATCCGCATGCTGCGCGCCACCGTCTTCGACGTGGCCGCCCGGCTCCGCTCCTGGCAGCCGACACAGACGCCCTGA
- a CDS encoding TcmI family type II polyketide cyclase gives MNQTHRALIVARMAPGSAPDIAELFTGSDAGELPHLVGVTRRSLFQFGDVYLHLIEADRPPGPAIAKVTEHPEFRHLSERLTAYISPHDPDTWRSPKDAMAHEFYRWENPGAK, from the coding sequence ATGAACCAGACGCACCGCGCCCTCATCGTCGCCCGGATGGCGCCGGGATCGGCACCGGACATCGCCGAACTCTTCACCGGCTCGGACGCGGGTGAACTCCCGCACCTGGTGGGGGTCACGCGCCGCAGCCTGTTCCAGTTCGGCGACGTCTACCTGCACCTGATCGAGGCGGACCGGCCGCCCGGCCCGGCGATCGCGAAGGTCACCGAGCACCCGGAGTTCCGGCACCTCAGCGAGCGGCTGACCGCCTACATCAGCCCGCACGACCCGGATACCTGGCGCAGTCCGAAGGACGCCATGGCCCACGAGTTCTACCGCTGGGAGAACCCCGGCGCGAAGTGA
- a CDS encoding beta-ketoacyl synthase N-terminal-like domain-containing protein, translating to MTSRTVITGIGVVAPNGVGADAFWKATQSGLNVLDRVTRAGCEHLPLRVAGEVRGFDPGAMVEDRFLVQTDRFTHHALAAADLALEDARLGRADYEGDPFSVGVVTAAGSGGGEFGQRELQHLWEQGPRFVGPYQSIAWFYAASTGQISIRRGLKGPCGVVASDEAGGLDAFAHAVRGIRQGSRAMLVGATEAPLAPYSIVCQLEYEGLSTGEDPERAYRPFTDKACGFVPAEGGAMFVVEDEAEAGRRGATVRAVLAGHGATFSGTRRRDTSGEGLAHAIRGALREADCAPEEIDVVFADAIGTPEADAAEAAALADALGAYGRKVPVTAPKSGTGRAYCAAPALDTAAAVLALEHGIVPPTPNVYDVCHDLDVVTGSARAAELRTALVLSRGRMGSNSALVVRKGP from the coding sequence GTGACCAGCCGTACGGTCATCACGGGCATCGGAGTCGTCGCGCCCAACGGCGTGGGCGCCGATGCCTTCTGGAAGGCGACCCAGTCCGGACTCAACGTTCTGGACCGGGTCACCAGGGCGGGCTGCGAGCACCTGCCGTTGCGCGTCGCGGGCGAGGTCCGGGGCTTCGACCCCGGCGCCATGGTCGAGGACCGCTTCCTCGTCCAGACCGACCGCTTCACCCACCACGCACTCGCCGCCGCCGACCTCGCCCTGGAGGACGCCCGGCTCGGCCGGGCCGACTACGAGGGCGACCCCTTCTCCGTGGGCGTCGTCACCGCCGCCGGATCCGGCGGCGGCGAGTTCGGCCAGCGCGAGCTCCAGCACCTCTGGGAGCAGGGGCCGCGCTTCGTGGGCCCGTACCAGTCGATCGCCTGGTTCTACGCGGCGAGCACCGGCCAGATCTCCATCCGGCGCGGGCTGAAGGGCCCCTGCGGGGTCGTGGCCAGTGACGAGGCGGGCGGACTGGACGCCTTCGCGCACGCCGTCCGCGGGATCCGCCAGGGCAGCCGGGCCATGCTGGTCGGGGCGACGGAGGCACCGCTGGCGCCGTACTCCATCGTCTGCCAGCTGGAGTACGAGGGGCTGAGCACGGGGGAGGACCCCGAGCGCGCCTACCGCCCGTTCACCGACAAGGCCTGCGGATTCGTCCCCGCCGAGGGCGGCGCGATGTTCGTCGTCGAGGACGAGGCCGAAGCCGGGCGCCGCGGCGCCACCGTGCGGGCCGTCCTGGCCGGTCACGGCGCGACCTTCAGCGGCACCCGGCGACGGGACACGTCCGGCGAAGGACTCGCCCACGCCATCCGCGGCGCCCTCCGGGAAGCCGACTGCGCGCCCGAGGAGATCGACGTGGTCTTCGCCGACGCCATCGGGACCCCGGAGGCCGATGCGGCCGAGGCGGCCGCCCTCGCCGACGCACTCGGCGCGTACGGACGGAAGGTGCCGGTCACGGCGCCCAAGTCCGGTACCGGCAGGGCGTACTGCGCGGCCCCCGCCCTCGACACCGCGGCCGCGGTCCTGGCCCTGGAACACGGCATCGTCCCGCCGACCCCGAACGTCTACGACGTGTGCCACGACCTCGACGTCGTGACCGGCAGCGCCCGCGCCGCGGAGCTGCGCACCGCACTGGTGCTCAGCCGCGGCCGGATGGGGTCCAATTCCGCGCTCGTCGTCCGCAAGGGCCCGTAG
- a CDS encoding ArsR/SmtB family transcription factor: MRFAVSPMWEVGPSYRLLASGVTAPVHRPWTEQVRPRLAAAGLDRGWLAELIPPAGYVPDFLNPAPTGPAPSLAEELVRIRATPTSRVRQDLDRLRRERGGLGPRTRTLYADPRARLVRVAEEIGTYWELALAPYWARIRAVLDADVFHRARQAAEHGAGRLFNDLHPSVSWGDDALRLSRRHRPLSRGTAGAGLLLIPSVFTGPVPFTRVTPPEPPQLAYPARGTGSLWEPRPAGRTEALAAVLGRSRTRLLIELEAPASTTELARRTGLSAAGVSQYLTALRAAGLVSAHRAGRSVLYARTAVAEALLVAYTPGVERGRSRGGAS; the protein is encoded by the coding sequence ATGCGGTTCGCCGTCTCGCCGATGTGGGAGGTCGGGCCCAGCTACCGGCTGCTGGCTTCCGGGGTCACGGCCCCGGTGCACCGGCCCTGGACCGAGCAGGTGCGGCCACGGTTGGCGGCCGCCGGCCTCGACCGGGGCTGGCTGGCCGAACTGATCCCGCCCGCGGGGTACGTACCCGACTTCCTCAACCCGGCGCCCACCGGGCCGGCGCCCTCCCTGGCGGAGGAACTGGTCAGGATCCGGGCCACGCCCACCTCCCGGGTCCGCCAGGACCTCGACCGCCTGCGCCGGGAACGAGGGGGACTCGGCCCGCGCACGCGGACCTTGTACGCCGACCCGCGGGCCCGCCTGGTCCGGGTCGCGGAAGAGATCGGGACCTACTGGGAGCTGGCCCTGGCGCCCTACTGGGCGCGGATCCGTGCGGTGCTCGACGCCGATGTCTTCCACCGGGCCCGGCAGGCCGCCGAGCACGGAGCGGGTCGCCTCTTCAACGACCTCCACCCCTCGGTGAGCTGGGGGGACGACGCGCTCCGGCTGTCGCGCCGGCATCGGCCCCTGTCCCGCGGGACGGCGGGCGCAGGGCTGCTGCTGATCCCCTCGGTCTTCACCGGCCCCGTCCCCTTCACCCGGGTGACGCCCCCGGAACCGCCGCAACTCGCCTATCCGGCGCGCGGCACCGGCTCCCTGTGGGAACCCCGGCCCGCCGGCCGGACCGAGGCCCTGGCCGCCGTGCTCGGTCGCTCCCGCACCCGGCTGCTGATCGAGCTGGAAGCCCCGGCCTCCACCACCGAACTGGCCCGCCGTACCGGGCTCTCGGCCGCCGGAGTGTCCCAGTACCTGACCGCGCTGCGCGCCGCGGGCCTGGTCAGCGCCCACCGGGCCGGCCGCTCCGTGCTCTATGCCCGCACCGCCGTCGCCGAGGCCCTCCTCGTTGCCTACACTCCAGGCGTGGAGCGGGGACGATCGCGGGGAGGGGCATCGTGA
- a CDS encoding SRPBCC family protein: protein MSERRWSLEEHIVVDAAPADVHRVVSDLRNMGRWSPECRRVWVPRPPARSGSRFVGLNRRGPFVWFTVGRIKALRAPAQTPDGSGEFTFDVGIFGLPIARWGYRFEPEGERTRVTETWQDLRTGRGSRLTVLLGTVFAGTSPDRRIAVNRAGMRTTLARLAAGFGPVTQPRP, encoded by the coding sequence GTGAGCGAGCGCCGGTGGAGCCTGGAAGAGCACATCGTGGTGGACGCCGCGCCCGCGGACGTCCATCGGGTGGTGTCCGACCTGCGGAACATGGGGCGTTGGAGCCCCGAATGTCGCCGCGTCTGGGTGCCCCGGCCGCCGGCCCGCTCCGGCAGCCGCTTCGTCGGGCTCAACAGGAGAGGGCCGTTCGTCTGGTTCACGGTGGGCCGGATCAAGGCCCTGCGCGCACCGGCGCAGACGCCTGACGGATCCGGTGAGTTCACCTTCGACGTCGGCATCTTCGGTTTGCCGATCGCACGTTGGGGATACCGGTTCGAACCGGAGGGCGAGCGCACGCGCGTCACGGAGACCTGGCAGGACCTGCGCACCGGCCGGGGCTCCCGGCTGACCGTGCTGCTCGGCACGGTGTTCGCCGGCACCAGTCCGGACCGGCGCATCGCGGTCAACCGTGCCGGGATGCGCACGACCCTGGCCCGACTCGCGGCCGGCTTCGGCCCGGTCACGCAGCCCCGTCCTTGA
- a CDS encoding oxidoreductase produces the protein MTSQTMTADAAGTWNLGDLKINRIGFGAMRLPQTGEAFADDAVPRDRGQAIAVLRRAVELGVNHIDTAAFYFSPLRSANELINAALAPYPEDLVITTKVGPGRDPSGAWSHATPELLRGQVEENLRQLGRDHLDVVNLRIVGTGSIAERFGALAELREAGLVRHLGISNVTPEHLAEARAIAPVVCVQNMYGIGVRPEHDGFVRTCGEQGIAFVPFYSIAGTAGQAGASGVEHEEVRAVARAHGASPVQVRLAWTLGRGQHVLAIPGTGDPDHLDANVAAGALRLSEEDLALLEAVHHG, from the coding sequence ATGACCTCACAGACGATGACCGCGGACGCGGCGGGCACCTGGAACCTCGGCGACCTGAAGATCAACCGGATCGGCTTCGGTGCGATGCGCCTGCCGCAGACCGGCGAGGCGTTCGCGGACGACGCCGTACCCCGCGACCGCGGCCAGGCGATCGCCGTGCTGCGCCGGGCGGTCGAGCTCGGGGTGAACCACATCGACACCGCCGCGTTCTACTTCTCTCCCCTGCGCTCCGCCAACGAACTGATCAACGCCGCGCTGGCCCCCTACCCGGAGGACCTCGTGATCACCACCAAGGTCGGACCGGGCCGGGACCCCTCCGGGGCGTGGAGCCACGCCACCCCGGAGCTGCTGCGCGGCCAGGTCGAGGAGAACCTTCGCCAGCTCGGCCGTGACCACCTCGACGTGGTGAACCTGCGCATCGTCGGGACCGGTTCCATCGCCGAACGCTTCGGCGCGCTGGCCGAGCTCCGCGAGGCCGGCCTCGTTCGCCACCTCGGCATCTCCAACGTCACCCCCGAGCACCTCGCCGAGGCCCGGGCCATCGCGCCGGTGGTCTGCGTACAGAACATGTACGGGATCGGGGTGCGGCCCGAGCACGACGGGTTCGTGCGCACCTGCGGCGAGCAGGGCATCGCGTTCGTGCCCTTCTACTCCATCGCCGGGACCGCAGGACAGGCCGGCGCGAGCGGCGTCGAGCACGAGGAGGTGCGTGCCGTCGCCCGGGCGCACGGCGCGAGCCCGGTGCAGGTGCGACTGGCGTGGACGCTCGGGCGGGGGCAGCACGTTCTGGCCATTCCCGGCACGGGCGACCCGGATCACCTCGACGCGAACGTGGCCGCGGGAGCCCTGCGCCTGTCCGAGGAGGATCTGGCCCTCCTGGAGGCCGTGCACCACGGCTGA
- a CDS encoding serine/threonine-protein kinase, translating into MAELLTSEDPERIAGYWLAARLGAGGQGAVYEAYGEAGQRVAVKVLRPEPVVARPDFAGRFAEQVLAAQRVEPFCTARVLESGTDGERPYIVSEFVPGRDLRKAVRDSGPLTGDALVRLATGAATALAAIHRAGVVHRDLKPDNVLLGPDGPRVIDFGTARTADTSLTDTGRLMGTPGYMAPEVLTGRRADGAADVFAWGAVMLFAATGRDPFRGEDIGEVVVRVTEHHPDLAPLPPALRELVGKALAKAPADRPTATALLSRMLGGPADASDAALLAAGRENAGRLRDATADTAEPALGAAAETTYRRLPDPVQQAVREITLRLIVPGAAVDGSRDTLRTAATAEWLDGRPYEERSALRHAFGSLAGARLLVLEDDTARLASLGLLRAWPRLRDWVDDDREALLLLRWLTAAAGHRDGRGRLAEDLPTGNAPEAARA; encoded by the coding sequence GTGGCCGAGTTACTCACCAGTGAAGATCCGGAACGGATAGCGGGGTACTGGCTCGCCGCCCGGCTCGGCGCCGGTGGCCAAGGGGCGGTGTACGAGGCTTACGGCGAGGCCGGGCAGCGCGTCGCCGTCAAGGTGTTGCGCCCGGAACCCGTCGTCGCCCGCCCCGACTTCGCGGGCCGGTTCGCCGAGCAGGTGCTGGCCGCGCAGCGCGTGGAGCCCTTCTGTACGGCGCGGGTCCTGGAGAGCGGAACCGACGGCGAACGACCCTACATCGTCAGCGAGTTCGTCCCCGGCCGGGATCTGCGCAAGGCCGTCCGCGACTCGGGCCCGCTCACCGGCGACGCGCTGGTGCGACTGGCCACCGGGGCCGCCACCGCCCTGGCCGCCATCCACCGCGCGGGTGTCGTCCACCGCGATCTCAAACCGGACAACGTCCTCCTCGGCCCCGACGGCCCCCGCGTCATCGACTTCGGCACCGCCCGCACCGCGGACACGTCGCTCACCGACACCGGACGCCTGATGGGCACGCCGGGCTACATGGCACCCGAGGTGCTCACCGGGCGCCGCGCCGACGGCGCCGCCGACGTCTTCGCCTGGGGAGCGGTGATGCTGTTCGCGGCCACCGGACGCGATCCCTTCCGCGGCGAGGACATCGGCGAGGTCGTCGTACGGGTCACCGAACACCACCCGGACCTCGCCCCCTTGCCGCCCGCGCTGCGCGAGCTGGTGGGCAAGGCACTGGCCAAGGCCCCGGCGGACCGCCCCACCGCCACCGCGCTCCTGTCGAGGATGCTGGGCGGACCAGCCGACGCGTCCGATGCGGCCCTGCTCGCCGCCGGTCGGGAGAACGCCGGGCGCCTGCGCGACGCCACCGCCGACACGGCGGAGCCGGCCCTCGGCGCCGCCGCGGAGACCACGTACCGGCGCCTGCCGGACCCGGTCCAGCAGGCCGTACGGGAGATCACGCTCCGCCTGATCGTCCCCGGCGCCGCCGTCGACGGCTCCCGGGACACCCTCCGTACCGCCGCCACGGCGGAATGGCTGGACGGCCGCCCGTACGAGGAACGCAGCGCGCTGCGCCACGCGTTCGGCTCCCTCGCCGGGGCCCGGCTCCTCGTCCTCGAGGACGACACCGCACGCCTCGCCTCCCTCGGCCTGCTGCGCGCCTGGCCGCGGTTGCGCGACTGGGTGGACGACGACCGCGAAGCCCTGCTCCTGCTGCGCTGGCTCACCGCGGCCGCCGGGCACCGGGACGGGCGGGGCCGGCTGGCCGAGGACCTCCCGACCGGCAACGCCCCGGAGGCGGCACGCGCCTGA
- a CDS encoding S1 family peptidase translates to MNKPLTGALLSLLLLGAAVTPAVAAPATPATAPTATAVAVDFAGTVALSNCSGSVVRAPGSQPNDLALVLSNGHCLESGFPAAGEVVKDRPSSRSFSLLNSAGSKVGTLRASKIAYATMTDTDISIYQLTRTYAQIQSQYGITALTLDGARPAQGSAIKVVSGYWKRIYSCAVDGFAYRLKEGDWTWKDSVRYTSACNTIGGTSGSPVVDTATGKVVAVNNTGNEDGARCTVNNPCEVDQNGNVTVRQGINYAQQTYIVVPCIAPGNKIDLNRPGCVLPKP, encoded by the coding sequence ATGAACAAGCCTCTCACCGGCGCCCTGCTCTCCCTGCTCCTGCTCGGAGCAGCGGTCACCCCCGCCGTGGCCGCGCCCGCCACACCCGCCACCGCCCCCACCGCCACCGCCGTCGCGGTCGACTTCGCGGGCACCGTGGCCCTCAGCAACTGTTCCGGGTCCGTCGTCCGCGCACCCGGCTCCCAGCCGAACGACCTCGCGCTGGTCCTGTCCAACGGGCACTGCCTGGAGTCCGGTTTCCCGGCGGCCGGCGAGGTCGTCAAGGACCGCCCGTCCAGCCGCTCGTTCTCGCTGCTCAACTCGGCGGGTTCGAAGGTCGGAACGCTGCGCGCGAGCAAGATCGCGTACGCGACGATGACCGACACCGACATCTCGATCTACCAGCTGACCCGGACCTACGCCCAGATCCAGAGCCAGTACGGCATCACCGCGCTCACCCTCGATGGCGCGCGCCCGGCCCAGGGCTCGGCGATCAAGGTGGTCTCCGGCTACTGGAAGCGGATCTACAGCTGCGCCGTGGACGGCTTCGCCTACCGCCTCAAGGAGGGCGACTGGACCTGGAAGGACTCGGTCCGTTACACCTCCGCCTGCAACACGATCGGCGGCACCTCCGGGTCACCGGTGGTCGACACGGCGACCGGCAAGGTCGTCGCCGTCAACAACACGGGCAACGAGGACGGCGCCCGCTGCACGGTGAACAACCCGTGCGAGGTCGACCAGAACGGCAACGTGACGGTCCGCCAGGGCATTAACTACGCGCAGCAGACGTACATCGTCGTCCCCTGCATAGCGCCCGGCAACAAGATCGACCTGAACCGCCCCGGCTGCGTGCTGCCCAAGCCGTAA
- a CDS encoding SRPBCC family protein, with product MPGHTENEITVNAPVDLVWEMTNDLPSWPQLFSEYASLEVIEEKGDTTRFRLTMHPDENGKVWSWVSERTVDRKGLTVRARRVETGPFAHMDIHWQYFKVPGGTRMKWTQDFAMKPDAPVDDAWMTDNINRNSPIQLALIRDKIEKRQREGRAPAVSRV from the coding sequence ATGCCGGGACACACCGAGAACGAGATCACCGTCAACGCGCCCGTGGACCTCGTGTGGGAGATGACCAACGACCTCCCGAGCTGGCCGCAGCTGTTCAGCGAGTACGCCTCCCTTGAGGTCATCGAGGAGAAGGGCGACACCACCCGCTTCCGCCTGACCATGCACCCCGACGAGAACGGCAAGGTGTGGAGTTGGGTCTCCGAGCGGACCGTCGACCGCAAGGGCCTCACCGTCCGTGCCCGACGGGTGGAGACCGGCCCGTTCGCCCACATGGACATCCACTGGCAGTACTTCAAGGTGCCCGGCGGTACCCGGATGAAGTGGACCCAGGACTTCGCGATGAAGCCGGACGCCCCCGTCGACGACGCGTGGATGACCGACAACATCAACCGCAACTCCCCGATCCAGCTGGCGCTCATCCGGGACAAGATCGAGAAGCGGCAGCGCGAGGGCCGCGCCCCCGCCGTCAGCCGAGTCTGA